In Liquorilactobacillus nagelii DSM 13675, the following proteins share a genomic window:
- a CDS encoding helix-turn-helix domain-containing protein, which yields MIVERIKELAKENHITVYQLESELSLGHNTIYQWNKRQPSITRVEKIADYFNVSIDYLLGRESQKNPQIELKQDKDVIFTYEGKKISPADFAIIESILRNNKVDK from the coding sequence ATGATCGTTGAACGCATTAAAGAATTGGCCAAAGAAAATCATATTACCGTTTATCAATTAGAATCAGAACTTAGTTTAGGCCATAATACAATTTATCAATGGAACAAAAGACAACCTTCAATTACTCGCGTTGAGAAAATTGCAGATTACTTTAACGTTTCTATTGACTATTTATTGGGAAGAGAAAGTCAAAAAAATCCACAAATTGAACTAAAGCAAGATAAAGATGTAATTTTTACCTATGAAGGGAAAAAAATATCTCCGGCAGATTTCGCAATTATTGAGTCAATTTTGCGAAATAATAAAGTAGACAAATAA
- a CDS encoding DUF4044 domain-containing protein, producing MAKKKRSRFQKITMVVVWLMILVTVGTVFLTAIFSVMGY from the coding sequence GTGGCAAAAAAGAAACGCAGCCGATTTCAAAAAATCACAATGGTCGTTGTTTGGCTTATGATCCTTGTTACTGTAGGAACTGTCTTTTTAACAGCTATTTTTTCAGTCATGGGTTATTAA
- a CDS encoding DUF3397 family protein — protein MKFEWLIQLVIIILIWVILHFWKKKFPHFFFKRIYPIDVVIIYLIYCIHWLSTAILATSLLPEVFFAAALLGIGLTIFLAITKGEIIYPLFWLRFWRLFGILVTISYVILFGEYLLKFVF, from the coding sequence ATGAAATTTGAGTGGTTGATCCAATTAGTTATTATTATTCTAATATGGGTTATTTTGCATTTTTGGAAGAAAAAATTTCCACACTTTTTTTTTAAGAGAATCTATCCAATTGATGTGGTCATTATTTATTTAATTTATTGCATTCATTGGTTATCTACTGCGATTTTAGCAACTAGTTTATTGCCAGAAGTTTTTTTTGCAGCAGCGTTGTTAGGAATTGGCTTAACAATATTTTTAGCAATTACCAAAGGCGAAATTATTTATCCACTTTTTTGGCTTCGCTTTTGGCGCCTTTTTGGAATATTAGTTACAATTAGTTATGTAATTTTATTTGGAGAATATTTGTTGAAATTTGTTTTTTAA
- the rsmH gene encoding 16S rRNA (cytosine(1402)-N(4))-methyltransferase RsmH has product MAENFVHKTVLLQEAVSGLQVKPDGKYVDCTLGGGGHSTLIAQKLTSAGHLYAFDQDETAIQFNLPWFKNLPVTLIAANFREIKRKLTDLNVNKVDGILYDLGVSSPQFDDAKRGFSYRFDAPLDMRMDRSQKLNAEIVVNDWPYGKLVKIFWRYGEEKYAKSIARHIEKARIIAPIKTTGELVELIKAAIPARARRTGGHPAKRVFQAIRIAVNDELGALEDSLSQALDLLSPGGRICVITFQSLEDRLVKTMFKEKTSLPDLPAGLPVVPIEMEPNYRLVTRKPILPTEVELEHNHRAHSARLRIIERK; this is encoded by the coding sequence GTGGCAGAAAACTTTGTTCACAAGACAGTTTTACTGCAAGAAGCAGTTTCCGGTCTTCAGGTGAAACCTGATGGCAAATATGTTGACTGTACTTTAGGCGGTGGAGGGCATAGTACTTTAATTGCCCAAAAATTGACATCAGCAGGGCACTTATATGCTTTTGATCAAGACGAAACAGCGATTCAATTTAATCTACCATGGTTTAAAAATTTGCCAGTAACTTTGATTGCAGCTAATTTTCGTGAGATCAAGCGAAAATTGACAGATTTAAACGTGAATAAGGTTGATGGTATTCTTTATGACTTAGGTGTTTCTTCGCCACAATTCGATGATGCCAAACGTGGCTTTAGTTACCGGTTTGATGCTCCTTTAGATATGCGAATGGATCGATCACAAAAACTGAATGCTGAAATAGTTGTTAATGATTGGCCTTATGGGAAGTTAGTTAAAATATTTTGGCGCTATGGAGAAGAAAAATATGCGAAATCAATTGCTCGCCATATTGAGAAGGCTCGAATAATAGCACCGATTAAGACGACTGGAGAATTAGTTGAATTGATTAAGGCAGCTATTCCTGCAAGAGCAAGAAGAACAGGCGGGCATCCAGCTAAACGTGTTTTTCAAGCGATTAGAATAGCTGTTAATGATGAATTGGGTGCATTGGAAGATTCGCTGAGTCAAGCACTTGATTTACTTTCACCTGGTGGACGAATTTGTGTAATTACTTTCCAATCATTAGAAGATCGTTTGGTAAAAACAATGTTTAAAGAAAAAACATCCTTACCAGATCTTCCGGCTGGTTTACCCGTGGTTCCAATTGAAATGGAGCCAAATTATCGTTTAGTTACACGTAAACCAATTTTACCAACCGAAGTTGAGTTGGAGCACAATCACCGGGCCCACTCAGCTCGATTACGGATTATTGAAAGAAAATAG
- the trmD gene encoding tRNA (guanosine(37)-N1)-methyltransferase TrmD has protein sequence MKINILSLFPEMFTGPLHESIVGKAIEKTLIEVQVVNFRDYTTNRQKHVDDYPYGGGAGMLLQAQPIFSALDSLEKKDGQLGRVILLDPAGKKFDQSLAEEFSQEKSLTFICGHYEGYDERIRTRITDEASLGDFVMTGGEIAAMAMIDATVRLLPGVLGNQASAPADSFSRGLTGLLEYPQYTRPADFQGLKVPDVLLSGNHQKIAEWRQKAALLRTYQRRPDLLKKIELNSQQNQWLREFSKRVD, from the coding sequence ATGAAAATTAATATTTTAAGTCTTTTTCCAGAAATGTTTACCGGTCCGCTGCATGAATCAATTGTCGGTAAAGCAATTGAAAAAACTTTAATTGAAGTACAAGTTGTTAACTTTCGCGATTATACTACTAACCGCCAAAAACATGTTGACGATTATCCTTACGGTGGTGGAGCGGGAATGTTATTGCAAGCCCAGCCAATTTTTTCAGCCCTAGACTCTCTGGAAAAAAAGGATGGTCAATTAGGACGAGTAATTTTACTTGATCCAGCCGGAAAAAAATTTGACCAGTCATTGGCAGAAGAATTTTCCCAAGAAAAGTCGCTGACTTTTATTTGTGGTCATTATGAAGGTTATGATGAACGAATTAGAACTCGAATAACAGATGAAGCTTCTTTAGGCGATTTCGTGATGACCGGTGGTGAAATTGCAGCCATGGCAATGATTGATGCAACTGTTAGGCTGTTACCTGGGGTTTTGGGCAATCAAGCTTCAGCACCAGCCGATTCATTTTCCCGAGGTTTAACGGGATTATTGGAATACCCGCAGTATACTCGGCCGGCTGATTTTCAAGGCTTAAAGGTTCCCGATGTTTTGTTAAGTGGGAATCATCAAAAAATTGCTGAATGGCGTCAGAAAGCTGCACTTTTACGAACTTATCAACGACGGCCGGATTTATTGAAAAAAATTGAGTTAAATTCACAACAGAATCAGTGGCTGCGAGAATTTTCTAAAAGAGTTGATTAG
- the rplS gene encoding 50S ribosomal protein L19: MNPLIQKITESQLRKDIPDFRPGDTVRVYARIVEGTRERIQLFEGVVIKRRGQGISETYTVRKISSGVGVERTFPVHSPRVDKIEVVRQGRVRRAKLYYLRALHGKAARIPEKLRK, encoded by the coding sequence ATGAATCCATTGATTCAAAAGATTACCGAGTCACAATTACGCAAAGATATTCCTGATTTTCGTCCGGGAGATACAGTTCGAGTTTATGCTCGAATTGTTGAAGGTACCCGTGAACGAATCCAGTTATTTGAAGGTGTTGTTATCAAACGCCGCGGCCAAGGAATTAGCGAAACTTATACAGTTCGCAAAATTAGTAGCGGTGTTGGTGTAGAAAGAACTTTCCCAGTTCACTCACCACGTGTTGATAAAATTGAAGTTGTTCGCCAAGGTCGTGTACGTCGTGCTAAATTGTATTATTTACGTGCACTTCATGGAAAAGCAGCTCGTATCCCAGAAAAATTACGCAAATAG
- a CDS encoding ImmA/IrrE family metallo-endopeptidase — MEQILSQLTAIAHQKKITIFWTKSLSATAPSIACAKQKIIIMNQNWTRPHELIFQLAHELAHLLLNDPTDQILYHTSASQLISIEYRTNQLAIRLLIPFYLNETAKSVINSQFFIQSFGLPQHCSKLVEQEIAHYLAECH, encoded by the coding sequence TTGGAACAGATTCTTTCTCAATTAACTGCAATAGCTCATCAAAAAAAAATTACCATTTTTTGGACAAAATCATTATCAGCAACAGCTCCTTCAATTGCATGTGCTAAGCAAAAAATTATTATTATGAACCAAAATTGGACAAGACCACATGAATTAATTTTTCAATTAGCTCATGAACTGGCCCATCTTCTCCTGAATGATCCAACTGATCAAATTCTCTATCACACCAGTGCCTCACAATTAATCAGTATCGAATATCGGACAAATCAACTTGCTATTCGTTTGTTAATTCCATTTTACCTGAACGAAACAGCTAAATCAGTAATTAATAGCCAATTTTTTATCCAAAGTTTTGGACTTCCGCAGCATTGCTCAAAATTAGTTGAACAAGAAATTGCACATTACCTAGCTGAGTGCCACTAA
- a CDS encoding putative DNA-binding protein, which produces MTIEKTNQINALLDFYEPLLTGKQTKYIAYYYREDLSLGEIAENYHVSRQAVYDNIKRTEKILAAYEEKLHLYQQFQQVNQQTEQIKAYVVSHYPEDTKLLQLLKQLESIEE; this is translated from the coding sequence ATGACAATTGAAAAGACAAACCAAATAAATGCACTGCTTGATTTTTATGAACCACTACTAACTGGAAAACAAACTAAGTATATTGCATATTACTATCGGGAGGATCTATCTTTAGGAGAAATTGCAGAGAATTATCATGTCTCACGGCAAGCAGTTTATGATAATATTAAAAGGACTGAAAAGATTCTGGCTGCTTATGAAGAAAAGCTGCATTTGTATCAGCAATTTCAGCAAGTCAATCAACAAACTGAGCAGATTAAAGCATATGTAGTCAGCCATTATCCAGAAGACACAAAACTTTTGCAGCTATTGAAACAGTTGGAAAGCATAGAAGAATAG
- the rimM gene encoding ribosome maturation factor RimM (Essential for efficient processing of 16S rRNA), with translation MKYFEVGTIVNTHGIKGEVKVAVVTDFAKQRFQPGKIVYLQNNQTSPEKVTLKTVRTFKQFYLLSFNEYSDLTAVEHLKQVKILIDENQQAPLAQGDYYYHQIIGLQVIDQQQQSLGKIKEILSPGANDVWVVERSGKADLLLPAIHDVIKKIDIEQHKVEVELLDGLDD, from the coding sequence ATGAAATATTTTGAAGTTGGAACAATCGTTAATACACATGGAATTAAAGGTGAGGTCAAAGTAGCAGTTGTTACTGATTTTGCTAAGCAACGTTTTCAACCGGGAAAAATCGTTTATCTGCAAAATAATCAAACCAGTCCAGAAAAAGTGACGCTTAAAACAGTTAGAACCTTTAAACAATTTTATTTGCTCTCTTTTAACGAGTATTCTGATTTAACTGCGGTAGAACATTTAAAGCAGGTTAAGATATTAATTGATGAAAACCAGCAAGCCCCACTTGCGCAAGGAGATTATTACTACCATCAAATTATTGGACTGCAGGTTATAGATCAGCAACAGCAAAGTTTAGGCAAAATTAAAGAAATCTTGAGCCCAGGTGCAAATGATGTTTGGGTTGTCGAACGTTCAGGTAAAGCTGATTTGCTCCTTCCGGCAATTCATGATGTGATCAAAAAAATTGATATTGAACAGCATAAAGTCGAAGTTGAGCTGCTGGATGGGTTGGATGATTGA
- the dapG gene encoding aspartate kinase, which translates to MEIMVQKFGGTSVQDDQSREKAIGHVQYAVDQGYKVVVVVSAIGRKGAPYATDSLLNLVDGDHSLLSNRELDMLVSVGEIISTAVFTEMLKKQKFAAIALTGPDAGVRTNNEYQNAKVLDVKTDAILKEFKTHDVVVVAGFQGLSREGHMTTLGRGGSDTSAALLGAALSAKRVDIFTDVSGMMTADPRLVKKAKFLKNVSYEEVANMAHEGAKVIHPRAVEVAQQAHLPLRIRSTWDSVEELGTLVSDKDLSIRHYRAVTGIAHQVGLTQFIVATAKWSAEDIFKLLADNHLSVDFINILPEKVVFNLNQQQSQIAKQLLTAKNIKSEIIENCAKVSIVGAGIMGTPGITAQIVSALSTHKIKILQTTDSYTTIWVLVNQTDLIAAVNALHDAFLNEQQDASDEI; encoded by the coding sequence GTGGAAATCATGGTACAAAAATTTGGCGGCACCTCCGTTCAAGATGATCAGTCAAGAGAAAAAGCAATTGGACACGTTCAATATGCCGTTGATCAAGGTTATAAAGTTGTAGTAGTAGTGTCAGCTATTGGTCGTAAAGGAGCACCGTATGCAACAGATTCATTATTAAATTTAGTTGATGGTGATCATTCATTGTTATCTAATCGTGAATTGGATATGTTAGTTTCAGTTGGGGAGATCATTTCAACAGCTGTCTTTACCGAAATGCTGAAAAAACAAAAATTTGCAGCAATCGCATTAACGGGACCTGATGCCGGGGTACGGACAAATAATGAGTATCAAAATGCTAAGGTTTTGGATGTTAAAACAGATGCTATTTTAAAAGAATTTAAAACTCATGATGTTGTAGTTGTAGCCGGATTTCAAGGCCTATCTCGTGAAGGTCATATGACAACTTTAGGTCGTGGTGGCAGTGATACTTCAGCTGCTTTATTGGGTGCTGCCTTGTCAGCTAAAAGGGTTGATATTTTTACTGATGTTTCTGGAATGATGACAGCTGATCCACGGCTAGTAAAAAAAGCTAAATTTTTAAAAAATGTTAGTTATGAAGAAGTTGCTAATATGGCGCATGAAGGGGCAAAGGTAATTCATCCACGAGCGGTCGAAGTTGCTCAACAGGCACATTTACCTTTAAGAATCCGCTCAACGTGGGACAGTGTAGAGGAGTTAGGAACTTTAGTTTCCGACAAGGATTTATCAATTCGACATTATCGTGCGGTAACCGGAATTGCCCATCAAGTCGGCTTAACCCAATTTATTGTTGCAACTGCAAAATGGTCTGCAGAAGACATTTTTAAATTATTAGCAGATAATCATCTAAGTGTTGATTTTATCAATATCTTACCAGAAAAAGTGGTGTTTAATTTAAATCAACAGCAAAGTCAGATTGCTAAACAATTACTGACAGCTAAAAATATTAAATCTGAAATTATTGAAAACTGTGCAAAAGTTTCGATTGTTGGAGCTGGAATAATGGGTACGCCAGGAATTACTGCCCAGATTGTGTCAGCTTTGAGTACCCATAAAATTAAAATTTTGCAAACTACCGATAGTTACACAACGATTTGGGTGTTGGTCAATCAAACAGACTTAATAGCAGCGGTTAATGCACTACATGATGCTTTTTTAAATGAACAGCAGGATGCTTCTGATGAAATTTGA
- the ftsY gene encoding signal recognition particle-docking protein FtsY, with translation MGFFEKIKQAFTGEEAPKQDTTEKKYDEGLAKSRQTFGDKLNSLLANFRTVDEDFFDDLEETLIESDVGFETAVKISDELRQEVKLKNAKTKQAVSEVIIQKLIELYEHEGADEDAKLHFATNGPTVFLFVGVNGVGKTTTIGKLAHRLKKDGKKVLLAAGDTFRAGAIEQLAEWGKRVEVPVVRKPAQSDPAAVVYDAVKRAKSENFDVLLVDTAGRLQNKVNLMKELEKISRVITREIPAAPQEVLLALDATTGQNALTQAKQFKDVTPVSGIVLTKLDGTAKGGIVLAIRNELHLPVKLVGLGEQMDDLQDFDPEKFVAGLFGGLLQDIGAN, from the coding sequence ATGGGGTTTTTTGAAAAAATCAAACAGGCGTTTACTGGAGAAGAAGCGCCGAAACAAGATACAACAGAAAAAAAATATGACGAAGGATTAGCTAAAAGTCGGCAGACGTTCGGTGACAAATTAAATAGTTTGCTAGCAAATTTTCGAACAGTTGATGAAGACTTTTTTGATGATTTGGAAGAAACTTTAATTGAATCAGATGTTGGTTTTGAAACGGCAGTTAAAATTAGCGACGAATTGCGTCAGGAAGTTAAATTAAAGAATGCCAAAACCAAACAGGCCGTTTCTGAAGTTATTATTCAAAAACTGATTGAACTGTATGAACATGAAGGGGCTGATGAAGACGCTAAACTCCATTTTGCAACAAACGGGCCGACTGTATTTTTGTTTGTGGGAGTTAATGGAGTTGGCAAGACAACGACAATTGGTAAATTAGCTCACCGCTTAAAAAAAGACGGGAAAAAAGTTTTATTGGCAGCTGGGGATACTTTTCGAGCTGGTGCAATTGAGCAATTGGCTGAATGGGGCAAACGGGTTGAAGTTCCAGTAGTTCGTAAACCAGCTCAAAGTGATCCAGCTGCTGTGGTTTATGATGCGGTTAAACGCGCTAAATCAGAAAATTTTGATGTTTTATTGGTTGATACAGCTGGTCGGCTGCAAAATAAAGTTAACTTGATGAAAGAGCTTGAGAAAATATCGCGAGTTATTACTAGAGAAATTCCAGCAGCTCCACAAGAAGTATTGCTGGCATTGGATGCTACTACAGGTCAAAATGCATTAACCCAAGCAAAGCAATTTAAAGATGTAACACCTGTTAGTGGAATAGTTTTGACTAAATTGGATGGTACAGCCAAGGGCGGAATTGTGTTGGCTATTCGGAATGAATTGCATTTGCCAGTCAAACTGGTTGGTTTGGGCGAGCAAATGGATGATTTGCAGGACTTTGATCCCGAAAAATTCGTTGCAGGATTGTTTGGTGGATTGCTACAAGATATTGGAGCAAATTGA
- the ffh gene encoding signal recognition particle protein gives MAFEGLTERLQQAIGKLKRKGKVSEGDVKEVMREIRLALLEADVNFQVVKDFVKEVREKAIGAKVLESLTPAQQIVKIVNDQLTAVMGQEAVPLQKSEKIPTIIMMVGLQGAGKTTTLGKLALKLKNEQHARPLLIAGDVYRPAAIDQLQALGEQIGAPVFSLGTDISPVEIVRQGLKAAQEKKNDYVLIDTAGRLQIDQKLMEELKQITELAQPNETLLTVDAMTGQNAVEVAKGFNEQLNITGVVLTKLDGDTRGGAALSIRAVTGKPIKFIGQGEKMTDLDIFYPDRMASRILGMGDMLTLIEKAQQDFDEKKAAEMQEKMRENSFDFNDFLDQMEQVQKMGPMDDIMKMIPGMANNPALKNFQIDEKQIAHIKAIVLSMTPNEREQPDILNPSRRRRIAAGSGRPVQEVNRMIKQFNQMKKMMSNISKGNLNGMEGLLGNGLSGKMAKMSLNSMVRKNKKRKLKRLKKLKKRRK, from the coding sequence GTGGCATTTGAAGGCTTAACTGAAAGACTGCAGCAGGCAATTGGAAAACTGAAACGCAAAGGTAAAGTTAGTGAAGGCGATGTTAAGGAGGTTATGCGGGAAATCCGCTTGGCCTTGCTGGAAGCTGATGTTAATTTTCAAGTAGTTAAAGATTTTGTTAAAGAAGTCCGTGAAAAAGCCATTGGTGCAAAAGTTTTAGAGAGCTTAACTCCAGCGCAACAGATTGTTAAAATTGTCAATGATCAGTTGACAGCGGTGATGGGGCAAGAAGCTGTTCCGTTACAGAAATCAGAAAAAATACCAACTATTATTATGATGGTTGGTCTGCAAGGTGCCGGTAAAACGACAACTTTAGGTAAGCTGGCTCTAAAACTAAAAAATGAACAGCATGCACGACCATTATTGATTGCTGGGGATGTTTATCGCCCCGCGGCAATTGATCAGCTGCAAGCGCTTGGTGAGCAAATTGGGGCTCCAGTATTTTCGTTAGGAACTGATATTTCTCCGGTTGAGATTGTTCGGCAAGGCTTAAAAGCTGCTCAAGAAAAGAAAAATGACTATGTTTTGATCGATACTGCAGGGCGCTTACAGATTGATCAGAAGTTAATGGAAGAACTTAAACAAATTACTGAATTAGCCCAACCAAATGAAACTTTATTAACGGTTGATGCAATGACCGGGCAAAATGCGGTTGAAGTTGCTAAGGGCTTCAATGAGCAGCTGAACATCACTGGGGTTGTTTTGACAAAGCTCGATGGCGATACTCGTGGTGGAGCCGCCTTGTCAATTCGAGCAGTTACCGGTAAACCGATTAAGTTTATTGGTCAAGGCGAAAAAATGACTGATTTGGATATTTTTTATCCGGATCGAATGGCTTCAAGAATTTTGGGTATGGGCGACATGCTGACCTTAATTGAGAAAGCCCAGCAAGATTTTGATGAAAAAAAAGCTGCTGAAATGCAAGAAAAGATGCGTGAAAATAGCTTTGATTTCAATGATTTTTTGGACCAAATGGAGCAAGTTCAAAAAATGGGCCCAATGGATGACATAATGAAAATGATTCCAGGAATGGCAAATAACCCAGCACTAAAAAACTTTCAAATTGATGAAAAGCAAATTGCGCATATTAAAGCAATTGTTTTATCAATGACTCCGAATGAACGTGAGCAACCTGATATTTTGAATCCAAGTCGTCGTCGCCGAATTGCTGCTGGATCTGGACGCCCAGTTCAGGAAGTTAATCGGATGATTAAGCAGTTTAATCAGATGAAAAAAATGATGAGCAATATCAGCAAAGGTAATTTGAATGGAATGGAAGGACTATTAGGTAACGGTTTGTCCGGTAAAATGGCTAAAATGTCATTAAACTCGATGGTTCGAAAAAATAAAAAACGTAAGCTCAAACGCTTGAAAAAGCTCAAAAAGAGACGAAAATAA
- the rpsP gene encoding 30S ribosomal protein S16, whose product MSVKIRLKRMGSKKRPFYRIVVADSRSPRDGRFIETVGTYNPLTQPEKVTLKEETIMTWLNNGAQPSDTVKNILAKQGIMKKFHEARFAKK is encoded by the coding sequence ATGTCAGTAAAAATTCGTTTGAAACGAATGGGTTCAAAGAAACGTCCATTTTATCGGATCGTTGTAGCCGATTCACGTTCACCACGTGATGGTCGCTTTATCGAAACCGTTGGAACTTACAATCCGTTAACTCAGCCAGAAAAAGTAACTCTTAAAGAAGAGACTATTATGACTTGGTTAAATAATGGTGCTCAGCCATCAGATACGGTTAAAAATATTCTTGCAAAACAGGGAATTATGAAAAAATTCCACGAAGCACGTTTTGCTAAAAAGTAA
- the mraZ gene encoding division/cell wall cluster transcriptional repressor MraZ: MLMGEFHHAIDSKGRLIIPAKFREQLADQFVLTRGMDGCLFGYPASEWQQLEEKLQQLPLTKRDARAFVRFFYSAATECEFDHQGRIVIPKSLRQHAELTKKCVVVGVSNRFEIWSEERWNKFSEQAEENFDDIAENMIDFGL; the protein is encoded by the coding sequence TTGTTAATGGGAGAATTTCACCACGCAATTGATAGCAAAGGGCGGTTAATTATTCCAGCAAAATTTCGTGAGCAGCTCGCCGATCAATTTGTGCTGACACGTGGCATGGATGGCTGCCTATTTGGCTACCCTGCATCAGAATGGCAACAGCTTGAAGAAAAATTACAGCAACTTCCACTAACTAAGCGTGATGCTAGAGCTTTTGTCCGCTTCTTTTATTCAGCAGCTACTGAATGTGAATTTGATCACCAAGGTCGAATTGTAATTCCAAAATCTTTGCGGCAACATGCAGAATTGACCAAAAAGTGTGTAGTAGTCGGTGTTTCCAATCGATTTGAGATTTGGTCTGAAGAACGTTGGAATAAATTTAGTGAGCAAGCTGAAGAAAATTTTGATGATATTGCTGAAAATATGATTGATTTTGGTTTGTAA